One Skermanella pratensis genomic window, GAGAGTGGCCGGACGCTCCGCTTGCACTGTATGGAGCCGGTACCGATTCGGGGACCTACGACTATTACACCTTCGCGGTCGTGGGCAAGGAGCATTCCAGCCGCGGCGACTACACCGCGACCGAAGACGATAATATCACCGTGCAGGGCGTGTCCACGGATGTCCATGCCTTGGGCTTCCTCGGCTTGGCCTACGTGACGGAAAACATGGAGCGGATCAAGCCGGTCGCTATCCGCCAGGCGAATGGCGAGTGCGTCCTCCCCAGCGTCGAAACCGCCGCGGACGCCAGCTACCAGCCGCTGTCACGTCCGATCTTCTACTACATCTCGAAGAAGAGCGCCGACGAGAAGGAACATGTCCGCGAATTCGCGGCCTTTATCTTCGATGCCGAGAACCAGAAGGAACTGGTGACCGAAGTCGGTTATGTCCCACTGCCGGCCACAGCGGCGGAAGCGGCGATGAAGAAATTCGAAGCCCGGACGACCGGCACCTTCTTCGGCGGATCCTCCAAGATCGGTGTCAAGATCGAGGATCTTGTCAGTGCCAGCGGCGCCAACTGAACCACCCCGGTCCGACTAACCGCTTTGACTGCCGGTTCATCCACGTCCACGGCGGCTCCGGCTGCCGTGGCGTTCCCCTATTGCATATCGGGTCCGAACAATGGCGGAAAATTCCATAGCTCCCGATCGTATGACGGGTCGCTTCGCTGTCAGCCCCAGCTACCTGCGATGGCGCCGGATGGTTGCGAGCAGCATGTATGTCGTCCTATTCCTTGCGGCCGCACTATCCGTATTCGTGACAACTGCCATCGTTTACATCCTCGTCTCGGAATCATGGTCGTTCTTTGCGACGATACCGATCATAACGTTCCTGACCGACACCCAGTGGACGCCATCCTTCGCGAACCCCCGCTATGGAATACTACCCTTGCTGACCGCAACTTTGTGGGCGGCCGGCATTGCCCTGGTTATCGCAATACCTCTTGGAACGATCCTGGCTATCTACCTTAGCGAGTATGCGCGCCCTGCCGTCAGGGAGACCGTCAAACCGTTCCTCGAACTCCTCGAGGCGGTGCCGACGGTCGTCTACGGCTATTTCGCCCTGCTTCTTCTGACCCCGCTGTTCCAGAAGCTGATTCCCGGACTGAGCGGCTTCAATCTCCTGGTTCCGGGCATCGTCCTCGGCATCATGATCCTGCCCTACATCGTCAGCGTCAGCGAGGACGCCATGCGGGCCGTGCCATCGACCCTGCGCGAGGGTGCCTACGCCCTGGGAATGACCCGGTTCCAGGCTGCCATCCGAGTGATCGTTCCCGGTGCCTTCTCCGGCATCACGGCCGCCTACATCCTGGGGATGTCGCGTGCGGTCGGGGAAACCATGGTGGTCGCCATCGCCGCCGGCCAGAACCCCAATCTTACCGGAAACCCCCTCGAGGGCGCCGCGACGATCACCGCCTATATCGTGCAGATGAGTCTCGGGGACCTTCCCCACGGTTCGCTGGCCTATCAGACGATTTTCGCGGCGGGTCTGACGCTTTTCCTGATGACGTTCGCCTTCAACATCGCCGGCTTCTATCTCCGCCGCCGTTTCCGCGAGGTTTACTGATGGCCGC contains:
- a CDS encoding PstS family phosphate ABC transporter substrate-binding protein is translated as MKLTPCAGAFALAAATLIAADANAQNVPTVVIDGSSTVFPISEAMAEEFQSEKAGATRVTVGVSGTGGGFQKFCRGETDISGASRPISSSEMKQCQENGVEYIEMPVALDALATIVHPNNDWLECADVEDLKKMWQPEAQGTVTRWNQVRGEWPDAPLALYGAGTDSGTYDYYTFAVVGKEHSSRGDYTATEDDNITVQGVSTDVHALGFLGLAYVTENMERIKPVAIRQANGECVLPSVETAADASYQPLSRPIFYYISKKSADEKEHVREFAAFIFDAENQKELVTEVGYVPLPATAAEAAMKKFEARTTGTFFGGSSKIGVKIEDLVSASGAN
- the pstC gene encoding phosphate ABC transporter permease subunit PstC, yielding MVASSMYVVLFLAAALSVFVTTAIVYILVSESWSFFATIPIITFLTDTQWTPSFANPRYGILPLLTATLWAAGIALVIAIPLGTILAIYLSEYARPAVRETVKPFLELLEAVPTVVYGYFALLLLTPLFQKLIPGLSGFNLLVPGIVLGIMILPYIVSVSEDAMRAVPSTLREGAYALGMTRFQAAIRVIVPGAFSGITAAYILGMSRAVGETMVVAIAAGQNPNLTGNPLEGAATITAYIVQMSLGDLPHGSLAYQTIFAAGLTLFLMTFAFNIAGFYLRRRFREVY